The DNA segment CGTCACCGCCACGGATGCCGCGAACAATACCAGTTTGCCATACGAGGTCGTGGCTCCGGATATCACCGCACCGGAGGCCCCTGTCGTCAGTTCGATTGTTGATGATGTTGGCGCGCAGAAAGGCAATCTGGGGGACGGACAACTCACTGATGACAATCAGTTGACCTTCAGCGGAACCGGTGAACCCGGCGCAATCATCACTATTCTGGACGGAGGTACCCCGCTGGCGGGAACCGCCACCGTGGACAGCAACGGCAACTGGACGCTCACTACACCGGTACTGGGCGACGGCGACCATACCTTTACCGTCACCGCGACCGATGCGGAAAACCAGACCAGCACGCCTTCTGCATCCATCACTATTACCGTCGATACCACGCCACCCGTCATTCCGGTCGTGACCCTGACTGACAACACCGGCAGTAACGTAGGTGAACTGACGGACAACGACGTGACCGACGCAACGCAGCCTGTGTTAAGCGGAAGCGGCACCGCCGGAGACACCATTACGGTGTATGACGGAACGGCGATCATTGGTACGACAAAAGTTGCGGAAAACGGTAGCTGGAGCTTTACCCCGACACCCGCGCTGGGCGAAGGCGACCACACGCTGAGCGTCACCGCCAGCGATCCCCTGGGCAATACCAGCGATAAGTCCACCCCCATTACCATTACGGTGGATACCACTGCCCCCGATATCCCTGCGCTGACGCTGACGAATGGCGCAAATGATCCACTCACCGACGGCCAGGCGACCCAGGAAACCCAACCGGTTCTGAGCGGTACGGGAACAGATGGCGATATCATCAGCATTTACGACAATGGTGATCTGGTTACCACCGTCACGGTGACTAACGGCGCCTGGAGCTACACGTCGGATGCCCTTGATGAAGGCGACCATGTCTTTACCCTCACCAGCACCGATCCGGCGGGCAATGTCAGTGAACCTTCCGCGCCGATCGGCATTCTGGTGGATACCACCCCACCCGCCGTGCCCAACCTGACCGTCACCGATAATGTCGGCAGCCAGACCGGCATACTCGATAACGGTCAGTACACCGATGATACGCGACCGCTATTGAGCGGAAGCGGTACGCCAGGCGACACCATCACCATTACCCTCGACGGCGTCGAACAGTCGCCGTTGGTTATCGACAATTCCGGAAACTGGAGTTTCCAACCGACGGCCCCGCTATTAACGGGCGATCATATTATCCAGGTGACCGCGACCGATCCGGCCGGTAACAGCAGTACGTCGCCGGATCGCATTGTGCGTGTTGATACCCAGGCCCCCGATACGCCGACGCTGGCCGTCAACGATGACGGCGGACCGTTGAGCGACGGTGGGCAGACTAACGACACCACCCCAACCCTGAGTGGGACGGGCGATACGGGTAGTATTGTCACCATTCTGAATAACGGCGTACCAATTGGCACCGCCGAAGTCATTGATGGCGTCTGGAGTTTCACCCCGGATAGCGAACTGGTCGAAGGCAGCTACCACTTTACCGTGACGGCAAAAGATGCCGCAGGTAACACCAGTCCGCCGTCGGACGCGATTGGCATCACCATTGATACCCAGGCGCCCGACGCGCCGTTTATCACCTCTCTGGGCAGTCCGGCGGTCACCAATCAGCCCGAGCTACCCATTAGCGGTACCGGCGAACCGGGCAGCACCATCACCCTGTCGAATGGCAGCACGGTTATCGGCACTGCCGAAGTCGATCCTGAGGGAAACTGGACAATCACCCCGGATTCGCCGCTCACCGAAGGCAATTACACGTTGACGGCAACGGCCACCGATCCGGCGGGGAACGTCAGCACGCCTTCCGCCTCCATCTCGCTGAACGTCGATCTGACTAAACCGGCGGCCCCGGAAGAGGTGACCATCTCTGCCGATGGCGCAACGGTCAGCGGCACGGCGGAAACCGGCAGCACGGTGACCATCCGCGACACCGACGGCAATATCATTGGTACTGGCGTGGCGACGGACGGTACGTTCCAGGTTCAGGTCACGCCAGCGCAGACGGGCCTCAATACGCTGACTGCCACGGCGGAGGATACCGCCGGTAACAACAGCGATCCCACCAACTTCAGCGGTTCCGGCACCGGGCTTCCGGTCATTAGCGCCATCGTCGATGATACCGGTAGCGTTCAGGGCGATCTGAAGAGTGGGCAAACCACCGACGATACGCAGCCGGGGCTGCACGGTTTTTCCACACCGAACTCTGCCGTCGATATTCTGGTCGATGGCGTCGTTGTCGCGTCGAACGTTCAGGTCGACGAAAACGGCAACTGGAGCTGGAACTGGACATCCACCGACGCGCTGGACGAAGGCCAGCACACCTTCCAGGTGGTCGATAGCGCGGATGGCAGCAAAACGTCCGCCGTGGTTAACATTACCGTCGATCTCACCCCACCGACGCAACCGGCGATTGGCAGCGTGACGGATGATGTCGCCCCCGGAACGGGAACGCTGACCAGCGGACAGACGACCAACGATACCCGCCCAACCCTGAGCGGTAGCGGCACCAACGGTGAAACCATCACGATTTACGATGGCGATACGCCAATCGGTCAGGTACAGGTGGTTAACGGCGCGTGGAGTTTTACCCCCCCTACCGCCCTCGGCGAAGGCAGCCACGATCTCACCATCACCGCCACCGATGCGGCGGGAAATACCAGCGTCGCGTCGGATCCCTTTGTGGTCGTGGTGGACACCACGCCACCGGTAGCGCCAACCATTGCCAGCGCCACGGATGACAGCGAACCGCAGACGGGCGTCATCGGTAACGGCGGCAGTACCAACGATACCACGCCCGACTTTAGCGGCAGCGGTGAAGAAGGCAGTACGATTACCGTCTATGACAATGGGGTAAAAATCGGCACCGCGCAGGTCGTCAACGGTAGCTGGAGCTTCACCGCGCCGACGCTGGCCACTGGCTCACACGCCATTACCGTAACCGCCACCGATGCGATGGGTAACGTCAGCGCGCCTTCCGCCGCATACACGCTGAATGTCGACACCACCGCGCCACGGGTTCCGGTGATTCAAAGCGTCACCGATGACACCAACCCGACAACCGGTGTACTGGCGAACGGACAAAGCACTAATGATACTCAGCCAACCATCCAGGGAACGGCGGAGCCGGGCTCCACCGTTACGCTGTATGACGGCGGACTCGCCGTTGGCAGCGTTGTGGTGGGCACCGACGGAAGCTGGTCGCTCTCTCCGGATAACCCGTTAGGCAACGGATCGCACAATCTGACCGTCACGGCGACGGATGCGGCAGGCAACGAAGGCCCGTCCGCCGCGTTCTCCCTGATCGTGGATACACAGGCACCATCGGCTCCTGTCATCAGTACTGTCACCGATGATGTCGCCCCCAATAGTGGTTCGCTAAGCAACGGACAAAGCACCAACGACACACGGCCAACGCTGACCGGAACCGCCGAAGCCAACAGCACCGTCAGCATTTTTGACGGCACCACGCTGTTGGGTACCGTGCAGGCCGACGGTACAGGCGCATGGACCTTTACGCCCGCCACCGCGCTGGGCAATGGCTCACACACCTTCAACGTAACCGCCACAGACGCGGCTGGTAACGTCAGCGCTGGCGCCGCCTTTACTGTGGTCGTCGATACGGTTGCCCCTACGGCTCCCGCCATCGTCAGCGTCACCGATAACGTGACGCCAGGAACCGGCGATCTCACCAACGGGCAAAGCACGAACGATACTCGCCCGATCATTACCGGAACCGGCGAACCCGGTAGCACCATTAACGTCTACGATGGCAACGTTCTGCTTGGCACCGCCACCGTGACCGAAGGGGGAAGCTGGAGCTACCGACCGGACGGACTGTCCCAGGGGGCCCACTCTCTGAGGGTCACCGCCACCGACAGCGCGGGCAATACCGGCCCGGCATCGGCGAATTTTACGCTGACGGTTGATACCGTTTCGCCTGGCGCGCCAACGATCGGCAATGTGCAGGATGACGTTGGCCCGGTCACCGGTAGTCTGAGCAGCGGTCAAACCACCAACGATGCGCGCCCAGGTTTCACTGGTACCGGCGAACCGGGGGCCACGATCAATATCGCGGACAATGGCGTTCCCCTCGCCAGCGTGACGGTCGAGGCGAACGGGACCTGGACCTTTACCCCCGCCAACGACCTGGGCCAGGGGAATCATACGTTGACCTTCACCGCAACGGATGCCGCCGGTAACGTTGGTCCTTCTGCCAGCTTCGCCGTCACGGTAGATACCGCTGCGCCGCTGGCGCCGGTGATCACCTCAGTGGTCGATGACAGCGCGCCGCAGACCGGCAATCTGTCACCCAATCAGAGCACCAATGACACCCGCCCAACGCTTAACGGCACGGCAGAGCCAGGCACCACGCTGACCTTTACCGATAACGGCACGGTCATTGGCAGCCTCGTTGTCGGCACGGACGGCAACTGGACCTTCACGCCGACAACGGCGTTAACCAATGGCGCGCATACCCTTGCCGTGACCGCGACCGATGCCGCGGGCAACGTCGGTCCGGCCGCCAGTTTCGGCGTCACGATGGACACACTGGCGCCAAATGCGCCGGTGATCACCACCATTCTTGATGATGTCAGCAATATCATCGGTCCCGTCGGCAGCGGACAAAGCACGAATGACACCCTGCCAGAGCTGCGTGGGACCAGCGAACCGGGCGCATTCATCACTCTCTATGACGGCGCAACGTTACTCACGCCAACCCCGATTCAGGCGGATGCCAACGGCGCGTGGAGCTTTACGCCTACCACCGCACTCACGGAGGGATCGCATACCTTTACCGCCAAAGCCACCGACGCCGCGGGCAACGTCAGCGCCTCGTCGGCGACATCGACCATCGTGGTGGATACCACACCGCCAGGTGCGCCGACCAATCTGGCAGTGGTGACCAACGGCAGTCACGTCACCGGTATGGCAGAGGCCGGCAGCACGGTCACGATCACCAGCAGCAACGGTACGGTACTGGGAACCGGCGTCGCAGACGGCACCACCGGCAGTTTTAACATTCTGATTAACCCGGCGCAGGTCGGTGGAGAGACGTTGCAGGTGGTCGCCCAGGACAAAGCGGGTAATACCGGGACCTCCGGCAGCGTCATTGCGCCGTTCAGCGGCCTGCCCGGTGCGCCCGTGATCGCCACGCTGACGGACGATGTGGGCTCCATCACCGGACTGGTGGCCAACGGTCAGGCCACCAATGACGCCAGACCGCTGTTAAACGGGACGGGACAGCCGTTCTCCACCATTACGGTGTACAGCGACGGCGTCTCTATTGGTAGCGCCAGCGTGGATGCACAGGGCTACTGGTCACTGACCCCGCAGGCCAATATCGCCGACGGGACCCACGTCCTCACCGCCACCGCCACCAATACCAACGGCACCAGTACGCTGTCATCAGGCTATACCGTCACGGTGGATACGGTCACGGCCGCGCCAACCGGCGCCATCAGCAGCGACGGTGCCAGCATCAGCGGCACTGCCGAAGCGGGCAGCACCGTGACCATCACCCTCAGTACGGGCTTAACGGTGACCACGACCGCCAACAGCAGCGGCAATTACACCTATACCTTTGATCGCAAACAGACCAGTGGCGAGAACATCAGCGTCAGCGCCACAGACGCGGTCGGCAACGCCTCGGTCCCGACGCAGGTCACCGCGCCAACGTTGCCCATCTCGGCCAGCGATAACGTTGAGAATCTGGAGCTAACCTCCAGTGCCACCGTCACAACCGAGCAACTGAGCGACTATGGTTTGCTGCTGGTTGGCGCGCTGGGCAACGTGGCGAACGTATTGGGTAACGATACGGCGGCCGTTGGGTTCACTATCCAGGACGGCGGCAGCGCCAGGCTGGTGATCGATGCCAGCACCACCGGGGTCGTGCTCTCGCTGCTGAATACGCAGGAAGTGGCGATCCAGAAATATGATGCCGCGACCAACTCGTGGACCACGGTCATCGACACTGCGCAGGCACAGTTTGCCAATCTGCTGACGCTCGGCAGCAGCGGCGTCACGGTGAACGTGTCCGGGCTTGAAGGAGGAACCTACCGGGTTCTGACCTACAACACGGCGCTGCTGGCGACCGGTTCCTATACCTCACTGAACGTCAGCGTCGAAGAGACCAGCGCCGGTACCATAACCACCACCACGCCGCAGACCGGCAACGTGCTGAATAACGACAGCGCCCCGCTGGACACCGTCGTCACCACCATCACCAACGCCAATGGACAAAGCTTTACGCTGGGCGCCGGCAGTAACGTCATTCAGGGCGTCTACGGTACGCTGACGATCAATCAGGACGGCAGTTACAGCTATGCGCTGAACCCGAACAGTCCGGCCTCGGTTATTGGACGCACGGAGAGCTTCACCTACACCATCAACGGCGGCGGCAACAGCGCCTCGGCGAAGCTGGTGATTACTCTGGGCAATGACGCTCCGGCCAGCAGCGTGACCGCCGTGGATAACGTCGCCACTCTGCCCTATGACACCCATGTGGAGGCAATCAACAACGGGGCGTCCTCGCAGGGCGGCTTTACGGTCGTGAACGTCAGTCTGGGCAACGTACTGGATCTGGGCGTACTGGACAAACTGAGTAACCCGATTATTTTCGACGTTGAGCAGGGTTCAACGCGCACCATGACGCTGCAATCCTCCATTGGCGGCGTGGCGGTGGCGTCCAGTTTCGATCTGTACATCTATCGCTTCAACGATGTCACCCAACAGTTTGAACAGTGGCGAGTGGAGAAAAACTGGCTGAACGCACCGCTGCTGGGCGGTCAGTCCGGCAAACTGACGCTGAACCTGCCGGGCGGCGAATACCTGTTCCTGCTGAACCCGGCGTTTGGCATCACGGCGCTCACCGGCTACACCCTTAACGTGCTTGAGGACCATGTTTACAGCGTTGACAGCCTGACCACCACCACCCAGGGCAACGTACTGAGCGACGACATTGCGCCCGTCGGCACCCTGGTCACACAGGTGAACGGCGTGGCGATTGCTGCCACGGGCACGACAACCATTGTCGGTACTTACGGCACGTTAACCATCGATGCCAAAGGTAACTACACCTACACCCTGAAAAGCGGCGTGGGCGCGGACGGCACCAAAACACCAGACAGCTTCATCTACACGGTGAAAGCGCCAAATGGAGATACCGATACCGCCTCGCTCAATATCCAGCCGACCGCCCGTCCGCTGGATGCCGTAAACGATGTCAGCGATACCCTGCTGGCCCCGGCCGTACAGGACACCGCGAGTTATCTAGATTCCACCGTCGGGAGCGCCAGTTGGGGAGTACTCGGCAGAACCGGTAGCGGCAGCGGAACCTTTGACGTCGCGGCAGGCACCATTCTGAAAGGCGCCGCCATCGTCTTTGATGTCTCGACGCTGGTGACGCTGGGTAATCTGACCATCAACTGGTCGATACTGGAAAACGGCGTGATCGTTCGCTCCGGTACCGTGCCGGTCGCCAATATCACGCTGGGCGGCGCCACCGTGACCGTCAATCTGAGCGGACTGGAGCTGGATGGCGGCACCTACACGCTGAACTTCACCGGCAATAACACCCTGGCGGGCGCAGCGACCATTACGCCGAAAATCACCGGCACGACGGTCGATCTGGATAACTTCGAAACCTCCGGCACGCACACCGTCACCGGCAATATCTTTGACGGCAGCGACTCCGGCGGTGCGATGGATCAGTTAAATACCGTTGATACGCGCCTGACCATTACCGGCTTTAACGGCAGTACCGCCACGCTGGATCCTTACTCCAGCGCCACCACCACTATTCAGGGCCACTACGGTTCGCTGCAAATTCGCGCCGACGGTTCGTACACCTACACGCTCAACAACGGTGTGGCGCTCTCTTCGATCACGGCGAAGGAGACCTTTAACTACACGTTGAATGACACTCACGGTCATACCGATACCGCCACGCTGACGGTGGATATCGCCCCGCAGGTCACCAGTACCGCGCAAAGCGACGTGCTGGTGGGATCGGTGTATGGCGACACGCTGATCTACAACCTGCTTAACGCCAGCGATACCACGGGCGGCAACGGTACGGACACATGGAGAAACTTCTCGCTGGCGCAGGGCGACAAAATTGACATCGGCGATTTGCTGGTGGGCTGGAACGGGCAAACCGCCTCGCTGGGCAACTATCTCAACGTCAGCACCAGCGGCAGCAATACCATCATCTCTATCGACCGTGACGGGACAGGCAGCACCTTTCACTCCACGCAACTGGTGACCCTGGAGAATGTACAAACCACGCTGACGGAGCTTATCGAACAAAACCATATTGTGACCTGATACAGGCCAGCAGCACGACAACACAACGACCCCGGGCGCACGTTCGCCCGGGGCAAAAAACAACGCTCAATTAGGGAAGAAAAATGGGAAAACGACAGCTTGCTTTCTGGTGGCTGGCGGGAAACCTGTGCGCAACCCCGGCCATCGCTGCCGGGGAGACGCCCCGCATCGCCCCACAGCAGTGGATTGAACAGCAGGAGTTACCCGCGCTTGATGGCCCGATGCCGCTCAGCGGTGACAGCGCCGCTCCCGGCGAACTGACCCTCTCTCAGGCGGTCAATCGCGCCGTCACCTGGCATCCATCGATCGCGGAAGTGGTCGGTAAACTGTATGCCCAAATCCAGCAGGTCGATGTCGCAAAAGCCAAATACTATCCGCAGGTTAACGCCGGGATGAATAACGGCTATACCAACAGCTATTCCGACAGCGGATTCAGTCCGTCACTGGTACTGTCACTGTCGCAAATGCTCTATGACTTCGGCAAAGTCGCCAGCCAGGTGCGGGCAGAAAACGCCGGCGTGGCGCAGGAACAGGCCAACGTGCTGGTCAGCATTGATACAGTCAGTCATGAAACGGCGACCGCTATCGTCCAGGTGCAGACCTGGCAACAGATGGTGACGGTGGCAAAGGAGCAACTGGATGCCCTGAGCGCCATCGGCAGGCTGGCGAATCAGCGCAACGATGAAGGCGCCAGCTCGCTGTCGGACGTGGTGCAGACCGATGCGCGCATTGAGGGCGCACGCTCCCAGCTCGTGCAGTATCAGGCCAATCTTGAGAGCTCGCAGGCGACGCTCATGACCTGGCTGGGCTGGAAAAACCTCAATGCCATCAGCAACGACTTCCCGCAAAAGCTGGGCCGTAGTTGCGAACTGGCAAAACCGGACGACAAGCTGGTGCCTTCGGTTCTTGCCGCCTGGGCGCAGGCCAACGTCGCGCAGGCCAATCTCGACTATGCCAACGCGCAGATGACGCCGACGGTTTCGCTGGAGCCGGAGGTGCGGCGCTACCTCAACGATAACTACGCGGGTCATGAGTCCGTTGACCGTACCCAGTATTCAGCATGGGTCAAAGTGGAGATGCCCATTTATCAGGGCGGCGGCTTAACCGCCCGCCGCAACGCCGCCAGCCACGCGGTGGAATCCGCCCAGTCGGCGATCCAACGCACCCGGCTGGACGTGCGCAAGAAGCTGCTTGCGGATCGCAGTGAAGCGATGAACCTGGTGACCTCCTTGCAGATCCAGAAGCGTCAGGAGACGTTGAGCGAGCGGACTCGCGAACTGTATCAGCAACAGTATCTCGACCTCGGCTCCCGACCGCTTCTCGACGTGCTTAACGCCGAGCAAGAGGTCTATCAGGCGCGCTTCGCACAGTTACAGACAGAGAGTCAGTTGCATCAACTGCAGCTTAACTGCCTGTACAACACCGGTCAGATGCGCCAGGCCTTTGGTCTGGAAAACCGCACGATCCAGTCAGTGGAGATCCAGCCATGACCCACGCCGACATTCCTGGCGACGAGCGCATCACCGCACCGGCGCTGGCCAACTGGGC comes from the Citrobacter amalonaticus genome and includes:
- a CDS encoding BapA/Bap/LapF family large adhesin gives rise to the protein MRLLAVISKLTGVSTHVEASEITLNAPSIVKLSAERSDISQLARVNQDLVITFTSGEKLTVKNFYVANDQGASQLVLEDSHGALWWVENPESGLHFEHISTIDDLLVTAGESHEGGAIWPWVLGGAVAAGGIAAIASSGGGGSHHHDNDNGNPGEGSGDGGGNNGGGDNGGGDNGTNPPGGENPTPPTAPVITGATDAVSAITGAIQENQTTNDSQPMITGTGEAGSLITLYDNGQEIGTVMVDEQGNWSYKPDLPLSEGEHVLTATATDENGNTSAISGDFTFTVDTIAPDEVSGLTVSEDGLWVSGIAEAGCVVTIFDSQHNVLASVQVDDTGRFTVRLNSAQTDSEQLYADISDAAGNEGDEATFLGSNSGFPDAPTITGIIDDTQPTAVTLGNGQFTKDTTPTLTGTALPGAEVIIYENGIAIGTASANDGTWVFELSGVSEGLHHYTATQSTEDGVSGNAVEFSVTVDTTPPAAPDELLISQNGTVLTGSTEAGSKVTIADASGATLGTVTADSEGKFSFPLNPPRVNGEVLTATATDKAGNDSSPANATAPDTTPPQAADNLDVSDDGTTVTGTAEPGTTVTIYGSDNAPLGSEQVQPDGSFTVTLNPPQTNGEILTAIVMDPANLTSPPATTLAPDTTPPQPAGNLDVSDDGTTVTGTAEPGSTVTIRDPDGNPIGHGQTDGEGNFTVTLDTPQTNGETLTATVTDPANQNSTPANVTAPDTTAPQPPTAVISADGTTLTATAEPGSTITIKDSDGNTLAETGPIPENGTLVITLDPPQANGETLNVTATDAANNTSLPYEVVAPDITAPEAPVVSSIVDDVGAQKGNLGDGQLTDDNQLTFSGTGEPGAIITILDGGTPLAGTATVDSNGNWTLTTPVLGDGDHTFTVTATDAENQTSTPSASITITVDTTPPVIPVVTLTDNTGSNVGELTDNDVTDATQPVLSGSGTAGDTITVYDGTAIIGTTKVAENGSWSFTPTPALGEGDHTLSVTASDPLGNTSDKSTPITITVDTTAPDIPALTLTNGANDPLTDGQATQETQPVLSGTGTDGDIISIYDNGDLVTTVTVTNGAWSYTSDALDEGDHVFTLTSTDPAGNVSEPSAPIGILVDTTPPAVPNLTVTDNVGSQTGILDNGQYTDDTRPLLSGSGTPGDTITITLDGVEQSPLVIDNSGNWSFQPTAPLLTGDHIIQVTATDPAGNSSTSPDRIVRVDTQAPDTPTLAVNDDGGPLSDGGQTNDTTPTLSGTGDTGSIVTILNNGVPIGTAEVIDGVWSFTPDSELVEGSYHFTVTAKDAAGNTSPPSDAIGITIDTQAPDAPFITSLGSPAVTNQPELPISGTGEPGSTITLSNGSTVIGTAEVDPEGNWTITPDSPLTEGNYTLTATATDPAGNVSTPSASISLNVDLTKPAAPEEVTISADGATVSGTAETGSTVTIRDTDGNIIGTGVATDGTFQVQVTPAQTGLNTLTATAEDTAGNNSDPTNFSGSGTGLPVISAIVDDTGSVQGDLKSGQTTDDTQPGLHGFSTPNSAVDILVDGVVVASNVQVDENGNWSWNWTSTDALDEGQHTFQVVDSADGSKTSAVVNITVDLTPPTQPAIGSVTDDVAPGTGTLTSGQTTNDTRPTLSGSGTNGETITIYDGDTPIGQVQVVNGAWSFTPPTALGEGSHDLTITATDAAGNTSVASDPFVVVVDTTPPVAPTIASATDDSEPQTGVIGNGGSTNDTTPDFSGSGEEGSTITVYDNGVKIGTAQVVNGSWSFTAPTLATGSHAITVTATDAMGNVSAPSAAYTLNVDTTAPRVPVIQSVTDDTNPTTGVLANGQSTNDTQPTIQGTAEPGSTVTLYDGGLAVGSVVVGTDGSWSLSPDNPLGNGSHNLTVTATDAAGNEGPSAAFSLIVDTQAPSAPVISTVTDDVAPNSGSLSNGQSTNDTRPTLTGTAEANSTVSIFDGTTLLGTVQADGTGAWTFTPATALGNGSHTFNVTATDAAGNVSAGAAFTVVVDTVAPTAPAIVSVTDNVTPGTGDLTNGQSTNDTRPIITGTGEPGSTINVYDGNVLLGTATVTEGGSWSYRPDGLSQGAHSLRVTATDSAGNTGPASANFTLTVDTVSPGAPTIGNVQDDVGPVTGSLSSGQTTNDARPGFTGTGEPGATINIADNGVPLASVTVEANGTWTFTPANDLGQGNHTLTFTATDAAGNVGPSASFAVTVDTAAPLAPVITSVVDDSAPQTGNLSPNQSTNDTRPTLNGTAEPGTTLTFTDNGTVIGSLVVGTDGNWTFTPTTALTNGAHTLAVTATDAAGNVGPAASFGVTMDTLAPNAPVITTILDDVSNIIGPVGSGQSTNDTLPELRGTSEPGAFITLYDGATLLTPTPIQADANGAWSFTPTTALTEGSHTFTAKATDAAGNVSASSATSTIVVDTTPPGAPTNLAVVTNGSHVTGMAEAGSTVTITSSNGTVLGTGVADGTTGSFNILINPAQVGGETLQVVAQDKAGNTGTSGSVIAPFSGLPGAPVIATLTDDVGSITGLVANGQATNDARPLLNGTGQPFSTITVYSDGVSIGSASVDAQGYWSLTPQANIADGTHVLTATATNTNGTSTLSSGYTVTVDTVTAAPTGAISSDGASISGTAEAGSTVTITLSTGLTVTTTANSSGNYTYTFDRKQTSGENISVSATDAVGNASVPTQVTAPTLPISASDNVENLELTSSATVTTEQLSDYGLLLVGALGNVANVLGNDTAAVGFTIQDGGSARLVIDASTTGVVLSLLNTQEVAIQKYDAATNSWTTVIDTAQAQFANLLTLGSSGVTVNVSGLEGGTYRVLTYNTALLATGSYTSLNVSVEETSAGTITTTTPQTGNVLNNDSAPLDTVVTTITNANGQSFTLGAGSNVIQGVYGTLTINQDGSYSYALNPNSPASVIGRTESFTYTINGGGNSASAKLVITLGNDAPASSVTAVDNVATLPYDTHVEAINNGASSQGGFTVVNVSLGNVLDLGVLDKLSNPIIFDVEQGSTRTMTLQSSIGGVAVASSFDLYIYRFNDVTQQFEQWRVEKNWLNAPLLGGQSGKLTLNLPGGEYLFLLNPAFGITALTGYTLNVLEDHVYSVDSLTTTTQGNVLSDDIAPVGTLVTQVNGVAIAATGTTTIVGTYGTLTIDAKGNYTYTLKSGVGADGTKTPDSFIYTVKAPNGDTDTASLNIQPTARPLDAVNDVSDTLLAPAVQDTASYLDSTVGSASWGVLGRTGSGSGTFDVAAGTILKGAAIVFDVSTLVTLGNLTINWSILENGVIVRSGTVPVANITLGGATVTVNLSGLELDGGTYTLNFTGNNTLAGAATITPKITGTTVDLDNFETSGTHTVTGNIFDGSDSGGAMDQLNTVDTRLTITGFNGSTATLDPYSSATTTIQGHYGSLQIRADGSYTYTLNNGVALSSITAKETFNYTLNDTHGHTDTATLTVDIAPQVTSTAQSDVLVGSVYGDTLIYNLLNASDTTGGNGTDTWRNFSLAQGDKIDIGDLLVGWNGQTASLGNYLNVSTSGSNTIISIDRDGTGSTFHSTQLVTLENVQTTLTELIEQNHIVT
- a CDS encoding TolC family outer membrane protein — translated: MGKRQLAFWWLAGNLCATPAIAAGETPRIAPQQWIEQQELPALDGPMPLSGDSAAPGELTLSQAVNRAVTWHPSIAEVVGKLYAQIQQVDVAKAKYYPQVNAGMNNGYTNSYSDSGFSPSLVLSLSQMLYDFGKVASQVRAENAGVAQEQANVLVSIDTVSHETATAIVQVQTWQQMVTVAKEQLDALSAIGRLANQRNDEGASSLSDVVQTDARIEGARSQLVQYQANLESSQATLMTWLGWKNLNAISNDFPQKLGRSCELAKPDDKLVPSVLAAWAQANVAQANLDYANAQMTPTVSLEPEVRRYLNDNYAGHESVDRTQYSAWVKVEMPIYQGGGLTARRNAASHAVESAQSAIQRTRLDVRKKLLADRSEAMNLVTSLQIQKRQETLSERTRELYQQQYLDLGSRPLLDVLNAEQEVYQARFAQLQTESQLHQLQLNCLYNTGQMRQAFGLENRTIQSVEIQP